One region of Purpureocillium takamizusanense chromosome 4, complete sequence genomic DNA includes:
- a CDS encoding uncharacterized protein (SECRETED:SignalP(1-20~SECRETED:cutsite=ALA-QV~SECRETED:prob=0.9403)~EggNog:ENOG503NVH1~TransMembrane:1 (n6-15c20/21o297-319i)~CAZy:GH16~COG:G) — MRLLKIALAAATLLGHHALAQVHTDCDPLQKECPADPAWGTSHLFHFNATPSNDLWETTAGTVTYDADKGAGFTIAKQGDSPTIRTKFYFFFGRTEILLKVAPGRGVVSSMMWLSDDLDEVDWEFLGSNTTFATTNYFGKGRQDWRNGGAHPMTGMQDDYHNYTTVWTKEQIDWFIDGNHVRTLVAKDANNTENYPQTPMRMSVGIWAGGDPSLPEGTRKWAGGDTDYGSGPYTMYLKAARVTDFSSGKEYSYGDRSGSWHSIKIAAGNSTALEALNKEPDKSISEKWAALPSSTKIGIYAGAGGFVALAGGALLFYFLRQRRRGAREARLAEERAAAERHEMEHFQKKGINPDGFSEYGHEYDAREVRKGGYGDADSYHVPETTAASPLGEGAWGAAAAAGGMHHAQNHRMASPAPSARGPGSPRGFDFGVPPSPGPSPSGPLPSPNRNQMRSESGPGAYGNMARMQSPGPPPARSFTDIQRGPSPGHPRGGY; from the exons ATGCGCTTGCTCAAAatcgccctcgcggccgcgacgctgctgggCCACCATGCCTTGGCCCAGGTTCACACCGACTGCGACCCCCTCCAAAAGGAGTGCCCTGCCGATCCCGCCTGGGGCACCTCGCACCTCTTCCACTTCAAcgcgacgccgtccaacGACCTctgggagacgacggccggcACCGTCACCTACGATGCCGACAAGGGCGCCGGCTTCACCATCGCCAAGCAGGGCGACTCCCCCACCATCCGCACAAAGTTTTACTTCTTCTTCGGCCGCACCGAGATCCTCCTCAAGGTCgcccccggccgcggcgttgTCAGCTCCATGATGTGGCTCAGcgatgacctcgacgaggtcgactgGGAGTTCCTCGGCTCCAACACCACCTTTGCCACCACAAACTACTTTGGCAAGGGCCGTCAGGACTggcgcaacggcggcgcccacccCATGACGGGCATGCAGGACGACTACCACAACTACACCACCGTCTGGACCAAGGAGCAGATCGACTGGTTCATCGACGGCAACCACGTCCgcaccctcgtcgccaaggacgccaacAACACGGAAAACTACCCCCAGACCCCCATGCGCATGAGCGTCGGCAtctgggccggcggcgaccctTCCCTGCCCGAGGGCACCCGCAAgtgggctggcggcgacaccgACTACGGCTCGGGGCCCTACACCATGTATCTCAAGGCCGCCCGCGTCACCGACTTCTCGTCGGGCAAGGAGTACTCGTATGGCGACAGGTCCGGCAGCTGGCACAGCATCAAAATCGCTGC CGGCAACTCGAcggccctcgaggccctcaacAAGGAGCCCGACAAGTCCATCAGCGAGAAGTGggccgccctgccctccaGCACCAAGATCGGCATCTatgccggagccggaggcTTCGTTGCacttgccggcggcgcgcttctcTTCTACttcctgcgccagcgccgcaggGGCGCCAGGgaggcgcgcctcgccgaagagcgtgccgcggcggagcgccATGAAATGGAGCACTTTCAGAAAAAGGGCATCAACCCCGACGGGTTTTCCGAGTACGGCCACGAGTACGACGCCCGCGAGGTCCGCAAGGGCGGctacggcgacgccgactccTACCACGTccccgagacgacggcggcgagcccctTGGGCGAAGGCGCCTGgggagccgcggcggcggctggcggcatGCACCACGCGCAGAACCACCGTAtggccagcccggcgccctcggcgcgcggACCGGGGAGCCCGCGCGGCTTCGACTTCGGCGTGCCGCCAAGCCCCGGTCCGTCTCCCTCggggccgctgccgtcgccgaacCGGAACCAGATGCGGAGCGAATCGGGGCCGGGCGCATACGGCAACATGGCGCGGATGCAGAGCCCCGGtcctccgccggcgaggagcttcACGGACATACAGAGGGGTCCGAGCCCCGGCCATCCCCGAGGCGGATACTAG
- a CDS encoding uncharacterized protein (COG:C~EggNog:ENOG503NZJD), with protein sequence MPYATLFNRLPPKPLGSLNLLVRRYTAAAAAMSSTTTHYAAVVIGSGQGGTPLSMAFAQAGHKTALIESVHVGGCCVNEGCTPTKTMIASGRVAYLARRGNDYGVSTVGGSGSGGRNEVHVAMEKVRQRKRDMVDSFRSGSERRVRDAGVELIRGAASFRDDRTLCVRPGADGSAETTLTADRIFICTGERPASPRIDGFDAASFPPGVVLDSTSVQELGEVPSHLVVVGGGYIGLEFGQLFRRLGAEVTILQRGKQLLPREDPEVAEAMLKIVREDGIRVLLNTSPTAVRPGSGSGDQSAAVVSVSTTASGPDAELRGSHVLFAAGRVPNTDGLDLAAAGIETTPRGHVKVDAQLRTSNPRVWALGDVKGPPAFTHVSYDDFRLLRANLLLGDDKATTTTGDTPPLTTEGRILPYVVYTDPQLGHVGLHEHEARRDLPPSGRTIQVANMPMSYVARALETGETRGLMKAVVDADSQQILGFTCLGLEGGEVMSVVQMAMIGRVKWTALREAVWAHPSLAESLNNLWGFLK encoded by the coding sequence ATGCCCTACGCGACACTCTTCAACCGACTCCCGCCGAAACCGCTCGGCTCGCTCAACCTCCTCGTGCGCCGAtacaccgccgccgccgccgccatgtcttCCACTACTACACACTACGCCGCCGTGGTCATCGGGtccggccagggcggcacGCCGCTCAGCATGGCCTTTGCGCAGGCCGGCCACAAGACGGCCCTGATCGAGAGCGTCCACGTcggtggctgctgcgtcAACGAGGGCTGCACGCCGACCAAGACCATGATCGCCTCCGGGCGCGTCGCCTACCTGGCACGGCGCGGCAACGACTACGGCGTTTCGACCGTGGgtgggagcggcagcggcggtagGAACGAGGTGCACGTCGCCATGGAAAAGGTGAGGCAGCGCAAGCGCGACATGGTCGACAGCTTCCGCTCCGGCAGCGAGCGCAGGGTCCGCGACGCCGGGGTCGAGCTCatccgcggcgcggcgagcttccGGGATGACCGGACGCTCTGCGTTCGCCCTGGAGCTGACGGAAGCGCCGAGACAACGCTCACTGCGGACCGCATCTTCATCTGTACCGGGGAGCGGCCCGCGAGCCCCCGCAtcgacggcttcgacgcTGCGTCGTTCCCacccggcgtcgtcctcgactccACGTCCGTCcaggagctgggcgaggtgccgtcgcacctcgtcgtcgtcggcggcggctacatCGGCCTCGAGTTTGGCCAGCTGTTCCGTCGTCTCGGGGCCGAGGTGACGATCCTGCAGCGCGGgaagcagctgctgccgcgcgaggaccccgaggtggccgaggccatgctCAAGATTGTGCGAGAGGATGGCATCAGGGTGCTGCTCAAtacgtcgccgacggctgtCCGtcccggctccggctccggcgacCAGTCCGCTGCCGTCGTGTCCGTCTCTACCACGGCTTCCGGGCCGGACGCGGAGTTGCGCGGCTCGCAcgtcctcttcgccgccggtcGCGTCCCCAACacggacggcctcgacctcgctgccgccggcatcgagaCGACACCACGGGGCCacgtcaaggtcgacgcgcagctgcgcACATCCAATCCGCGCGTctgggcgctgggcgacgtcAAGGGCCCGCCGGCCTTTACGCACGTTTCTTACGATGACTTTCGCCTGCTGCGTGCCAACCTCCTCCTAGGAGACGAcaaggccaccaccaccaccggcgacACGCCGCCACTGACGACAGAGGGGCGGATCCTCCCGTACGTCGTCTACACGGACCCGCAGCTGGGCCACGTCGGGCTgcacgagcacgaggcgcgccgcgacctgccgccgtcgggccgCACCATCCAGGTCGCCAACATGCCCATGTCGTACGTGGCCCGCGCGctggagacgggcgagacgcgCGGGCTCAtgaaggccgtcgtcgacgccgactcgCAGCAGATCCTCGGCTTCACCTGCCtgggcctcgagggcggcgaggtcatGAGCGTCGTGCAGATGGCCATGATCGGGCGCGTCAAGTGGACCGCCCTGAGGGAGGCCGTGTGGGCGCACCCGTCGCTGGCGGAGAGCTTGAACAACCTCTGGGGCTTCTTGAAATGA
- a CDS encoding uncharacterized protein (EggNog:ENOG503NXMN~TransMembrane:12 (i45-69o75-96i108-126o132-154i166-186o201-220i291-315o327-346i358-381o387-408i429-449o455-476i)~COG:P), giving the protein MAPLTLQERKLSLDEVEDMQPSPGTYAAIMATHKPNPRGPGYLKLYALASVIFLCSTMNGFDSALMGSINALPNYTSYFGLPETGNASAGLVFCIFQMSDWYGRTWHIFFGSLGVCIGTIVTSLSSSLPMLIGGRFILSFSATCAHTAAPLYLVEIAPAAYRGTVAGLYNTFYYVGSILATASVYACHKHLSDRGNLDWKIPLWLQMVCPGIVCLVIKTFPESPRWLVAKDRHEEAKAILSKYHANGDQHHPLVKLQMSEMIASMDGKPLTWKDLFDLRVLFESRSSRYRIMLNITFSWFGQFSGNNIVSYYLPIMLKGIGITSTDTALILNIVYSVVGWVFASAGSRFHDVVGRRKMLIGSTCGMTVCLAVVAGCAAGYTDYKNETASTVTIVFIFLFGAIFSAGFTPMQPIYPAEVVSNKMRAKSMGVFKLTAGAAGFLNTFVGPIALSNIGYWFYVFFVGWDSLEVVFMYLFFVETKGMTLEVLDVIFEAPNPRKESLRVKRLQTSVQNEANAPQAAA; this is encoded by the exons ATGGCACCACTAACTCTGCAAGAGCGGAAGCtctcgctcgacgaggtcgaagaTATGCAGCCGAGCCCGGGAACGTAtgcggccatcatggccacgcACAAGCCTAACCCACGCGGGCCCGGGTACTTGAAGCTGTATGCACTTGCCTCCGTCATCTTCCTTTGCTCCACCATGAATG GCTTTGACAGCGCCCTGATGGGCTCCATCAATGCTCTCCCCAACTATACCAGCTACTTTGGGCTTCCTGAGACAGGAAATGCGAGTGCAGGTCTCGTCTTTTGCATCTTCCAG ATGTCGGACTGGTACGGACGCACGTGGCACATCTTCTTTGGGAGTCTCGGTGTCTGCATAGGAACGATTGTCACGTCGCTCTCATCCTCTCTCCCCATGCTCATCGGCGGCCGCTTCATCCTGTCCTTTTCCGCGACTTGCGCCCATACCGCCGCGCCGCTATACTTGGTGGAGATTGCGCCGGCAGCGTACCGCGGCACGGTCGCGGGCTTATACAATACCTTCTACTATGTG GGTTCCAtcttggcgacggccagtGTCTATGCTTGCCACAAGCACTTGAGCGACCGTGGCAATCTGGATTGGAAGATCCCGTTGTGGCTCCAAATGGTCTGCCCTGGGATCGTTTGTCTTGTCATCAAGACATTCCCTGAGTCTCCCCGCTG gctcgTCGCCAAAGACCGGCAtgaggaggccaaggcgatCCTGTCCAAATATCATGCCAATGGCGACCAACATCACCCCTTGGTCAAGCTTCAAATGTCGGAAATGATTGCCTCCATGGACGGCAAGCCCCTGACCTGGAAGGATCTGTTTGATCTGCGAGTGCTGTTCGAGTCTCGATCCAGCCGGTACCGCATCATGCTCAACATCACATTCAGCTGGTTTGGGCAGTTTAGTGGTAATAA CATCGTTTCGTACTATCTCCCCATCATGCTCAAGGGCATCGGCATAACCAGCACAGACACGGCTTTGATCCTCAACATTGTGTACTCGGTTGTCGGATGGGTGTTTGCATCAGCTGGGTCCCGCttccacgacgtcgtcggtcgcCGCAAGATGCTCATTGGGAGCACGTGCGGCATGACGGTCTGCttggccgtcgtggcgggcTGTGCCGCTGGGTATACCGACTACAAGAACGAAACCGCCTCAACAGTCACCATTGTCTTTATATTCCTCTTCGGGGCCATCTTCTCGGCGGGCTTCACACCCATGCAGCCCATCTACCCCGCCGAGGTCGTCAGCAACAAGATGCGCGCAAAGTCCATGGGCGTCTTCAAGCTCACTGCCGGGGCTGCCGGCTTCCTCAACACCTTTGTGGGCCCGATAGCGCTGTCAAAT ATTGGGTACTGGTTTTACGTCTTCTTTGTCGGCTGGGACTCTCTCGAGGTGGTCTTCATGTACCTGTTCTTCGTGGAGACCAAGGGCATGACGTTGGAGGTGCTTGATGTCATTTTCGAGGCGCCAAATCCTCGCAAGGAGAGCTTGAGGGTTAAGAGGCTGCAGACGAGCGTTCAAAACGAAGCGAATGCgccccaggcggcggcgtag